A stretch of Clostridia bacterium DNA encodes these proteins:
- a CDS encoding Na+-translocating decarboxylase subunit beta — VDDPLDVLEFMQINWLQPIYNLTFGNGLIACLVFMGIGALSEIGFILSRPWTCVFIAILAELGTFVAFVIGIKMGLLPNEAAAVAVIGGADGPMVLFTSIVLARHLFVPIAIISYLYLSLTYAAYPFLVRWFVPKKYLEKDVEVDVPNVSKRAKFISTVCVCALLCWVLPVAAPLMVSFFLGVAIKEAGVEPLQEFFEGPLLYGSTLFLGFLLGTLCEAQALLDPRVASCVILGIIALGFSALGGLAAGWIVYWFNKGNFNPAIGIAGISCVPTTAKIAQDCVSAENPFAIIMPIAMGCNISGVIVSAVASGVLIASVHMVA, encoded by the coding sequence GTCGATGATCCGCTTGATGTTTTGGAATTTATGCAGATTAACTGGTTACAGCCTATTTATAATTTGACTTTTGGTAATGGTTTAATTGCTTGTTTAGTCTTTATGGGAATTGGTGCTTTAAGTGAAATTGGTTTCATTTTATCAAGACCTTGGACTTGTGTCTTTATAGCTATTTTAGCAGAACTGGGAACTTTCGTTGCTTTTGTTATTGGAATCAAAATGGGTCTTTTGCCTAATGAAGCAGCAGCTGTGGCTGTTATCGGTGGTGCTGACGGACCGATGGTCTTGTTTACCTCAATAGTTTTGGCTAGGCATCTATTTGTACCGATTGCCATTATTTCCTACCTCTATTTAAGTTTGACTTATGCTGCCTATCCTTTTCTGGTGAGATGGTTTGTTCCTAAAAAGTATTTGGAAAAAGACGTAGAAGTAGATGTACCTAATGTTTCCAAACGTGCCAAGTTTATTTCTACAGTTTGTGTTTGTGCACTTTTATGTTGGGTCTTGCCGGTAGCTGCTCCTTTGATGGTTTCCTTCTTCTTGGGTGTAGCTATTAAAGAAGCTGGGGTTGAACCTTTGCAAGAGTTTTTTGAAGGGCCTCTACTTTATGGATCTACACTTTTCTTAGGTTTCCTCTTAGGTACCTTGTGTGAAGCACAAGCCTTATTAGACCCCAGAGTCGCTTCTTGTGTTATTCTCGGAATAATTGCTTTGGGCTTCTCCGCTTTGGGCGGTTTGGCAGCAGGTTGGATTGTTTACTGGTTTAATAAAGGTAACTTTAACCCGGCTATCGGTATTGCCGGAATTTCCTGTGTGCCTACTACAGCTAAAATTGCTCAAGACTGTGTATCTGCGGAAAACCCCTTTGCTATAATTATGCCGATTGCTATGGGTTGTAATATCTCTGGTGTTATTGTTTCTGCAGTGGCTTCGGGTGTATTAATAGCTTCGGTGCATATGGTAGCTTGA